A single window of Sphingobium sp. SCG-1 DNA harbors:
- a CDS encoding MFS transporter yields MARTSEAVQALENSGSDNPKMLRGKAALMMLATLVIAELAATFETSMIIAGMKQLLVQFERPVAIGWLLTSYLLVASGSAALGGRMGDLFGRRTVLMISLGFAITGSLISAVSHSLEGIIAGRAIQGLSGGILPLCVGLLRENLSMRRVPLGVGIISSTAAAGAGGGLVLGGLLVDYGHWSLIFYCSALTAAIAMVLMPFTVPKSKPQISFTRNADLIAGALFMPPIAIILLALSNISNLGWLDGRIWTGIAVAAAALVLWARHELSHPNPLIDVRLLAYRPILSANICMIFLAMSGMAFAQFLILMVQQPVASGVGLGVTATVAGLIKLPGNIVSTITAPVDGQLVAHFGGRAIIVAGGLIAGLGLLGFIFFSQHIVAVICLSVLVTGGSTMMLVAAPNIIIQHAPEHRTSEAIGVMTVLRSVFMAIGVQMTMVPLAFHTRPGSPYPAHQGFIISLTLLALMSAMAAVTALIFLRPKGMKPAPPITA; encoded by the coding sequence ATGGCAAGGACGAGCGAGGCTGTGCAGGCACTAGAGAATAGCGGGTCCGACAACCCGAAAATGCTGCGCGGTAAAGCTGCGCTGATGATGCTGGCAACGCTTGTCATAGCCGAGCTGGCCGCCACCTTCGAAACATCGATGATCATCGCGGGGATGAAGCAGCTGCTAGTCCAGTTCGAAAGGCCGGTCGCCATCGGCTGGCTGCTCACCAGCTATCTCCTTGTCGCCTCCGGTTCAGCTGCGCTCGGCGGCCGTATGGGCGATCTTTTCGGGCGTCGCACCGTTCTCATGATCTCACTCGGTTTCGCTATCACGGGATCGCTGATCAGCGCCGTCTCGCATAGTCTAGAGGGCATCATCGCCGGTCGTGCCATTCAGGGGTTGTCGGGCGGCATTCTGCCCCTTTGCGTGGGCCTTTTGCGGGAAAACCTTTCCATGCGCCGGGTGCCATTGGGCGTAGGGATAATTTCCTCTACCGCCGCAGCAGGCGCGGGCGGCGGCTTGGTCTTGGGCGGACTGCTGGTGGATTATGGACACTGGTCGCTTATCTTCTACTGCAGCGCATTGACCGCTGCGATCGCAATGGTCTTGATGCCTTTTACAGTCCCGAAATCGAAGCCACAGATTAGCTTTACCCGAAATGCCGATTTGATAGCAGGCGCGCTGTTCATGCCGCCAATTGCAATCATCCTGCTCGCGCTCAGCAATATCAGCAATCTGGGGTGGCTGGATGGGCGCATCTGGACGGGCATTGCCGTAGCGGCGGCTGCATTGGTTTTGTGGGCGCGCCATGAGCTGAGCCATCCCAACCCCCTGATCGATGTTCGACTGCTTGCCTACCGGCCGATTCTAAGCGCAAACATATGCATGATCTTCTTAGCCATGAGCGGCATGGCATTCGCCCAGTTCCTTATCCTAATGGTCCAGCAACCGGTTGCGTCAGGCGTGGGGCTGGGCGTCACTGCCACTGTGGCGGGACTGATTAAACTACCGGGCAATATCGTTTCCACGATTACCGCCCCGGTCGATGGACAACTGGTCGCTCATTTCGGAGGACGTGCCATAATCGTTGCAGGGGGTTTGATCGCAGGGTTGGGGCTTTTGGGGTTCATTTTTTTCAGTCAGCATATAGTCGCCGTCATCTGCCTATCGGTCCTCGTGACCGGCGGGTCCACGATGATGCTGGTAGCGGCGCCAAACATCATCATCCAGCATGCACCCGAACACCGCACCAGCGAAGCTATCGGCGTTATGACCGTGCTGCGTTCGGTATTCATGGCGATCGGCGTCCAGATGACAATGGTCCCGCTGGCGTTCCACACCCGACCCGGTTCGCCTTACCCTGCCCATCAGGGTTTCATAATCTCCCTAACTCTACTGGCGTTGATGAGCGCGATGGCGGCGGTGACCGCACTGATTTTCTTAAGGCCGAAAGGTATGAAACCGGCT
- a CDS encoding acyl-CoA dehydrogenase family protein produces the protein MNLDFGLAAEEFRTEIQHFLKESWPPKGKTPPYAASDLSDFRGCATRAGYLYRNIPLQYGGSQQPVDVIRAHVIRDEFTRARAPIELADNGVRMLVPTLLEHGTDEQKELFIRPTIEGAMQWAQGYSEPGSGSDLASLRCKGEMVDGRWLIDGQKIWTSNGGRANHMFALVRTEPDVPKHAGISYLLINLDQPGIARRPIRQLTGEARFFEISFNGVTTPADWIVGKRGEGWKVSRSTLSHERASIGSAESLGAQFDKLVELARTTVRDSKRAIDEPLVRDALVGIEGWVLAHRYSSYRLFSLAIAKEGAGLIQLMMKVLTTETGHEIAKLALDLMGGDALIQPAAAGSPGRGPEKWLDQVMGSLGNSIAGGTTNIQRNIIGERGLGLPRDPAMGAGQ, from the coding sequence ATGAACCTTGATTTTGGCCTTGCGGCCGAGGAATTTCGGACGGAAATCCAGCACTTTTTAAAGGAAAGCTGGCCTCCAAAAGGCAAAACGCCGCCCTATGCGGCGTCGGATCTTTCCGACTTTCGCGGTTGCGCGACTCGAGCCGGATATCTTTACCGCAACATTCCGTTGCAATATGGCGGCTCGCAACAGCCGGTCGACGTCATCCGCGCGCACGTCATCCGCGATGAGTTCACGCGCGCGCGCGCTCCGATAGAGCTTGCGGATAATGGCGTCAGGATGCTTGTGCCTACCTTGCTCGAACATGGTACAGACGAGCAGAAGGAACTTTTCATCCGACCGACGATCGAAGGCGCGATGCAATGGGCACAGGGCTATTCAGAACCCGGTTCAGGTTCGGATCTCGCCTCCTTGCGCTGCAAGGGGGAAATGGTCGATGGGCGCTGGCTAATCGACGGACAGAAGATTTGGACGAGCAACGGCGGCCGCGCTAACCATATGTTCGCGCTGGTGCGTACCGAGCCGGACGTTCCGAAACATGCTGGGATAAGCTACTTGCTGATCAATCTGGATCAGCCGGGCATCGCGCGGCGTCCTATTCGACAATTGACGGGTGAGGCGCGCTTTTTCGAGATATCCTTTAATGGCGTTACTACCCCGGCGGACTGGATCGTAGGGAAGCGAGGCGAAGGATGGAAGGTCAGTCGCTCCACGTTAAGCCATGAACGTGCTTCTATCGGTTCAGCGGAATCGCTGGGCGCGCAGTTCGACAAACTTGTTGAGCTGGCTCGTACGACCGTCCGCGATAGCAAGCGTGCGATCGACGAGCCGTTGGTACGCGACGCGCTTGTCGGAATAGAAGGCTGGGTGCTCGCGCACCGCTACTCCAGTTACCGCTTGTTCAGTCTCGCCATAGCGAAGGAAGGTGCAGGCCTGATTCAGCTGATGATGAAGGTGCTGACGACCGAAACTGGTCACGAGATAGCCAAACTGGCGCTCGACCTAATGGGAGGCGACGCGCTTATTCAGCCGGCGGCCGCCGGTTCGCCGGGGCGGGGGCCTGAAAAGTGGCTCGATCAGGTGATGGGATCGCTTGGCAACTCGATCGCTGGCGGCACCACCAATATCCAACGCAACATTATTGGGGAAAGAGGGCTCGGCCTGCCGCGGGATCCGGCGATGGGCGCGGGACAATGA
- a CDS encoding acyl-CoA dehydrogenase family protein yields the protein MRFHPTEEQEAIVAAVRGTLGECWAPRLRNFAEGEADFDAQSWQALMNLGLTGLMVPEDRGGIGLGLVDAALVMEAAGMAAAPGPLGAQMLASMLLSSLPSERSRDWLKALLEGSRIATMALGGNWIPESWNVAFDGFAVNGEVRFVLGAGSADFFIVGTTDGGLALVERGDAVLLKTLLSSDHTRRLSSVTFQAAPATLLCAAGDPLVPRLFDAMLVLSAAEALGAAQYCLDLSVSYAQQRVQFGQPIGSFQALKHQLADLALEVEPARALLWYAAYAQDAGLPDRHRAAAIAKAHIADRFVSVARGSVAAHGGIGYTWEYELSHWFRRSLFDHAWLGTPAQHRARAAALAEW from the coding sequence ATGAGGTTTCATCCAACGGAAGAGCAGGAAGCCATCGTAGCGGCTGTCCGCGGCACGCTCGGGGAGTGCTGGGCACCCCGCCTGCGGAACTTCGCGGAGGGCGAAGCCGACTTCGACGCGCAAAGCTGGCAGGCATTGATGAACCTGGGGCTGACCGGACTGATGGTGCCAGAAGATCGCGGGGGCATAGGTCTAGGGCTGGTAGATGCCGCGCTGGTCATGGAGGCAGCGGGCATGGCTGCCGCGCCGGGCCCGCTTGGCGCGCAGATGTTGGCATCAATGCTGCTGTCGAGCTTGCCCTCAGAACGGTCGCGCGATTGGCTCAAGGCGCTGCTTGAGGGGTCCCGGATCGCGACTATGGCGCTGGGCGGCAACTGGATCCCCGAAAGCTGGAATGTAGCATTTGACGGGTTCGCCGTGAACGGCGAAGTGCGTTTTGTTCTGGGTGCAGGATCCGCCGATTTCTTTATTGTGGGAACCACCGATGGAGGTCTGGCTTTGGTGGAACGAGGAGATGCAGTCTTGTTGAAAACCCTGCTGTCCTCCGATCATACTCGCCGTCTTTCGAGCGTCACGTTCCAGGCGGCGCCTGCGACCTTGCTGTGTGCGGCGGGTGATCCGCTCGTTCCTCGGCTTTTCGATGCTATGTTAGTTCTGTCGGCGGCCGAGGCATTGGGCGCCGCGCAATATTGCCTCGATCTTTCTGTATCCTATGCCCAACAGCGAGTGCAGTTTGGCCAGCCTATAGGAAGTTTTCAGGCCCTCAAGCATCAGCTTGCGGATCTGGCCCTGGAAGTCGAACCCGCCAGGGCTCTGCTCTGGTATGCAGCCTATGCCCAGGACGCGGGATTGCCAGACCGGCATCGGGCGGCAGCAATCGCCAAGGCACATATAGCAGATCGCTTCGTGTCCGTAGCCCGCGGCAGCGTCGCGGCACATGGCGGCATCGGCTATACATGGGAGTATGAGTTGAGCCACTGGTTTCGGCGCTCGCTATTCGATCACGCCTGGCTCGGTACGCCAGCGCAGCATCGCGCTCGCGCGGCGGCGCTGGCAGAGTGGTGA